From a region of the Sesamum indicum cultivar Zhongzhi No. 13 linkage group LG3, S_indicum_v1.0, whole genome shotgun sequence genome:
- the LOC105157411 gene encoding putative late blight resistance protein homolog R1B-16 has product MAVAAYASLVSLTDVIDSVQLPGRRHRLHLDKEQIQSLHQKVLFLQHFLELHSQRISPELEDLARQLAVVADEADDIIDFHVVNQLLEKSQDKTHHMATLSSFRQDIDKIISKIDSIMKKLMMVQEERVDIQEQPPTISASEGSAAPSPSDRNTMVGSDELLLQIVDALTRDESDRRILPIVGMGGIGKTTLAQNAFKHRLIVYRFDICIWFTISQQYSVREVLLKYLINAKKIEASAVDELDLAELGDCFYKLLFGKRYLIVLDDLWSIKAWEDFKIFFPVNSNGSRILVTTRLLDVARPLGFHSRYFTMTFLDNDKSWDLLCEKAFARKSCPYPELEEIGRNIARYCCGLPLAIVVIGGLLAKSNHTREYWEFVEKNVTSFVNSGDDDHCLKILSLSYHSLPIYLKPCFLYMRVFPEDDRIEASKLIKLWIGEGFLKPIGGKSLKEAAKEYLKDLADRNLILIHKWTRGGKIKACGIHDILRELCFRESKRENLIRVPKTQKIHVSVPISDYTCFLCGDSVEINTIHLQEVCVGSQSTKVVSPSVCEACSNMYQNLNKLRWVSIHDQSDVRYLLNTKLRYLDVEGFELISESVIVANKFFLLWNLQILDLNSMETTSLSDVWEMPKLRHLCNYAGSFPDPVEGQDFTILQNLSTIWMKDFCCSEEVVKRIPNLKKLAFSGCLSGDCSLAQLNKLESLLLGYDIPDLEDICFPTSLTKLSFLFCKFPWEKMTIIGSSLPNLEVLKLHSGFKGIEWSPIEGEFLRLKVLDTTGVELKYWEAEDIHFPNLHGLYLHHMTYLKEIPLSIGDINTLQSIYLNKCNVSTVNSAVEILKDQKEKGNEGLQVYVNEKEVNEEPVYYRL; this is encoded by the coding sequence ATGGCTGTGGCAGCTTATGCATCTTTGGTTTCTCTCACTGATGTTATCGACAGTGTCCAGCTTCCTGGTCGTCGTCATCGGCTTCATCTGGACAAGGAACAGATCCAGAGCTTGCACCAAAAAGTTCTCTTCTTGCAGCACTTTCTTGAACTTCATTCCCAAAGAATTAGCCCAGAATTGGAAGATCTGGCGAGGCAACTAGCTGTTGTTGCCGATGAAGCCGACGATATCATTGACTTCCACGTGGTGAATCAACTTCTTGAAAAATCTCAAGATAAGACTCATCATATGGCTACGCTCTCATCCTTCCGTCAAGATATCGACAAAATCATCAGTAAGATTGATTCCATCATGAAAAAGTTGATGATGGTTCAAGAGGAACGGGTTGACATCCAAGAACAGCCTCCTACAATTTCTGCGTCTGAGGGTTCTGCCGCCCCTTCACCCAGTGACAGGAATACTATGGTGGGATCTGATGAACTCTTGCTTCAGATTGTGGATGCGCTTACTAGAGATGAATCTGATCGTCGGATCCTCCCAATCGTCGGGATGGGAGGTATTGGTAAGACAACTCTAGCTCAAAATGCTTTTAAACATCGACTTATTGTCTATCGCTTTGATATATGTATTTGGTTTACAATATCTCAACAATATAGCGTTCGGGAAGTTCTTCTAAAGTACCTTATAAATGCTAAGAAGATCGAAGCAAGTGCTGTGGATGAACTAGACCTAGCTGAATTAGGAGATTGCTTTTACAAACTTTTATTTGGTAAAAGGTATTTGATTGTTTTGGATGATTTGTGGAGTATCAAAGCATGggaagattttaaaatattcttccCAGTAAATAGCAATGGAAGTCGAATTTTGGTGACTACTAGGTTGTTGGATGTTGCTCGTCCTTTAGGCTTTCACAGTCGTTATTTCACAATGACTTTTTTAGACAATGATAAAAGTTGGGATTTACTATGTGAAAAAGCTTTTGCACGAAAAAGCTGTCCTTATCCAGAGTTGGAAGAAATTGGAAGGAATATTGCTAGATATTGTTGTGGGCTTCCTCTGGCAATTGTTGTAATTGGTGGGCTCCTTGCAAAGTCCAATCATACACGAGAATACTGGGAGTTTGTTGAAAAGAATGTAACCTCATTTGTCAATTCTGGAGATGACGATCATTGTTTAAAGATATTGTCTTTGAGTTACCACAGCTTGCCGATTTATCTTAAACcatgttttctttatatgaGAGTTTTTCCTGAAGATGATCGGATTGAAGCCTCTAAGTTGATAAAGTTATGGATCGGTGAGGGGTTTCTAAAGCCAATAGGCGGTAAAAGCTTGAAAGAAGCTGCAAAGGAATACTTGAAGGATCTTGCTGACAGAAATCTGATTTTGATTCATAAGTGGACTCGTggtggaaaaataaaagcatgtGGCATTCATGATATTCTAAGAGAGCTATGTTTTAGAGAATCTAAGAGAGAAAATCTTATTCGTGTCCCTAAAACACAAAAGATTCATGTTTCAGTACCGATCAGTGATTATACTTGCTTTCTGTGTGGTGATTCGGTGGAGATCAATACGATACATCTTCAAGAAGTTTGTGTTGGCTCCCAATCAACAAAAGTTGTAAGTCCATCAGTGTGCGAGGCTTGTAGTAATATGTAtcaaaatcttaataaattaagatggGTATCGATACATGATCAATCAGATGTAAGATATTTACTAAACACAAAGTTGCGGTACCTTGATGTTGAAGGATTTGAGTTGATCAGCGAGAGCGTTATAGttgcaaataaatttttcttactttggAATCTACAGATTTTGGATCTAAATAGTATGGAAACAACGTCGTTGTCTGATGTTTGGGAGATGCCAAAACTGAGGCATCTCTGTAATTATGCTGGTAGCTTTCCTGATCCAGTGGAGGGGCAAGATTTCACTATTTTGCAAAACCTAAGCACAATTTGGATGAAAGATTTTTGTTGCAGTGAGGAAGTTGTTAAAAGAATtccaaatttaaagaaattagcTTTTAGTGGGTGTTTATCTGGTGATTGTTCTCTCGCGCAGCTCAATAAGCTTGAATCACTCTTATTAGGCTACGATATTCCTGATTTGGAGGACATATGCTTCCCAACTTCACTGACGAAGTtgagttttttgttttgtaaatttcCTTGGGAAAAGATGACGATAATTGGTTCTTCATTGCCCAATCTTGAAGTGCTTAAATTGCATTCAGGCTTCAAAGGGATAGAGTGGAGTCCAATCGAAGGGGAATTTCTTCGGCTGAAAGTCTTGGACACTACTGGTGTCGAATTGAAGTATTGGGAAGCAGAGGATATCCATTTTCCAAATTTGCATGGGCTCTATTTACATCACATGACATATTTGAAAGAGATCCCTTTAAGCATTGGAGATATAAACACATTACAGtccatttatttgaataagtGCAATGTCTCTACTGTGAATTCGGCAGTGGAAATACTCAAAGACCAAAAGGAGAAAGGAAATGAGGGTCTTCAAGTTTATGTAAATGAGAAAGAAGTCAATGAAGAACCGGTTTATTACCGACTCTGA
- the LOC110011758 gene encoding uncharacterized protein LOC110011758, translating to MAVAAYATLRSLSHVLNNLQLPARLRRLHVDTNRIQSLQETVQFLLDFLEAHSQRISEEIGVVGRQIADAAAEAEEVVDRHVVDQLRFGSEEESHCMAALSSFSQDIDKVTGKLDSLTTELTKMVKEEWAVDAQEEQCIVSVPVKSPKVLSSSGKKTTVVGFDEHLEQIVDELTRDEPDLQILPIVGMGGIANCFEEHEWNQVEGNFPRLKFLKISDNDHLKRWGAENIDIHFPKLESLFLDYMRELEEIPANLGDIPTLHSIYLAGSDDSVIDLAKQGVEAQHSNGNVILQLYIDGERYQVGSS from the exons ATGGCAGTAGCAGCTTATGCAACTTTGCGTTCCCTCTCACATGTCCTTAACAATCTCCAGCTTCCTGCTCGTCTCCGTCGGCTTCATGTCGACACAAATCGAATTCAGAGCCTGCAAGAAACTGTTCAGTTCTTGCTGGACTTTCTCGAAGCTCATTCCCAAAGAATAAGTGAAGAAATTGGAGTTGTGGGGAGGCAAATTGCTGATGCTGCTGCAGAAGCAGAAGAAGTTGTTGACCGCCATGTAGTGGATCAGCTTCGGTTTGGATCTGAGGAAGAAAGCCACTGTATGGCAGCCCTCTCATCTTTCTCTCAAGATATAGACAAAGTCACTGGAAAGTTGGATTCCCTCACAACAGAGTTGACGAAGATGGTGAAAGAAGAATGGGCAGTCGACGCCCAAGAAGAGCAGTGCATAGTGTCTGTTCCTGTCAAATCACCAAAAGTGCTTTCTTCCAGTGGCAAGAAGACTACTGTGGTGGGATTTGACGAACACTTGGAACAAATCGTGGATGAGCTCACCAGAGATGAACCTGATCTCCAGATCCTCCCCATTGTAGGGATGGGAGGCATTG CTAATTGCTTCGAGGAGCACGAATGGAATCAAGTTGAAGGCAACTTTCCTCGactcaaattcttgaaaatttcgGACAATGATCACCTGAAGCGATGGGGGGCAGAAAATATCGATATCCACTTTCCTAAGCTTGAGAGTCTCTTTCTAGATTACATGAGGGAGTTGGAGGAGATCCCTGCAAATCTTGGAGACATACCCACACTCCATTCCATTTATTTGGCTGGTTCTGATGATTCTGTCATCGATTTGGCAAAGCAAGGAGTGGAGGCACAACATAGCAATGGAAATGTGATTCTTCAACTTTATATAGATGGAGAAAGGTATCAAGTTGGTAGTTCATAG